The Salmo salar chromosome ssa06, Ssal_v3.1, whole genome shotgun sequence genome window below encodes:
- the kc1e gene encoding casein kinase I isoform X1, translating to MDLRVGNKYRLGRKIGSGSFGDIYLGANIATGEEVAIKLECVKTKHPQLHIESKFYKMMQGGVGIPSIKWCGAEGDYNVMVMELLGPSLEDLFNFCSRKFSLKTVLLLADQMISRIEYIHSKNFIHRDVKPDNFLMGLGKKGNLVYIIDFGLAKKYRDARTHQHIPYRENKNLTGTARYASINTHLGIEQSRRDDLESLGYVLMYFNLGSLPWQGLKAATKRQKYERISEKKMSTPIEVLCKGYPSEFSTYLNFCRSLRFDDKPDYSYLRQLFRNLFHRQGFSYDYVFDWNMLKFGASRTAEDGERRGADERDERIVGGPRGSAARGLPPGPNPPAVNRVRNGPEQAISNPAARVQQSGNTSPRAISRAERERKVSMRLHRGAPANVSSSDLTARLDQSRISTSQVSMPFEHLGK from the exons ATGGATCTGAGAGTGGGGAACAAGTACCGACTGGGACGGAAAATAGGGAGTGGGTCCTTTGGAGACATTTACCTTG GTGCCAACATTGCCACGGGCGAGGAGGTGGCCATTAAGCTGGAATGTGTGAAGACCAAACACCCACAGCTGCACATCGAGAGCAAGTTCTACAAGATGatgcagggaggag TGGGGATTCCCTCGATAAAGTGGTGCGGGGCAGAGGGAGACTACAACGTCATGGTGATGGAGCTCCTGGGCCCCAGTCTGGAAGACCTCTTCAACTTCTGTTCCCGCAAGTTCAGCCTCAAAACGGTGCTACTGCTGGCAGACCAGATG aTCAGTCGCATCGAGTACATCCACTCCAAGAACTTCATCCATCGCGACGTCAAGCCCGACAACTTCCTCATGGGGCTGGGGAAGAAGGGCAACCTGGTGTACATCATCGACTTTGGCCTGGCCAAGAAGTACAGAGACGCCCGCACACACCAGCACATCCCCTACAGGGAGAACAAGAACCTGACGGGCACTGCACGCTACGCATCCATCAACACCCACCTGGGCATCG AGCAGTCTCGGCGTGACGACCTGGAGTCTCTGGGATATGTCCTCATGTACTTCAACCTGGGCTCTCTGCCCTGGCAAGGCCTGAAAGCCGCCACAAAGAGGCAAAAGTACGAACGCATCAGCGAGAAAAAAATGTCCACCCCCATCGAGGTGCTCTGCAAAGGATACCCCT CCGAGTTCTCCACCTACCTGAATTTCTGCCGCTCGCTGCGCTTTGACGACAAGCCAGACTACTCATACCTTCGGCAACTCTTCAGGAATCTGTTCCACAGACAAGGCTTCTCCTATGACTACGTATTCGACTGGAACATGCTCAAATTT GGTGCCAGTAGGACAGCAGAAGACGGTGAGAGGAGGGGAGCTGACGAAAGGGACGAGCGTATCGTAGGAGGCCCTCGGGGATCTGCTGCACGAGGTCTCCCGCCAGGGCCAAACCCACCAGCCGTCAACAGAGTTAGGAATGGACCTGAGCAGGCCATCTCTAACCCCGCCGCACGGGTGCAGCAGTCTG GGAACACGTCGCCGCGGGCTATCTCTCGCGCTGAGCGTGAGCGGAAGGTGAGCATGCGGCTCCACCGAGGAGCACCCGCAAACGTGTCATCCTCTGACCTCACAGCCCGTCTTGACCAATCCCGAATTTCCACATCGCAG GTCAGCATGCCATTTGAGCACCTGGGGAAGTGA
- the LOC106607147 gene encoding trinucleotide repeat-containing gene 6B protein: MEDKKKKKEDKKKREASQKVTEQKVKVPESTKATSTQSLATPGSVSPSPGPTPPSSPCPAAGFAVPPGGNNANRAAVANGQPPTGTQRYMPREVPPRFRCQQDHKVLLKRGQPPLSCMLLGGGSGRGDTPPLSQGDAPNATTSGSTDPNLGSPSPSPPHASPSSSVAASSTYANSTWGVGSGGQPPSQGWEKVIVDGSDLEEWPSIVGGDRVVTEGAELDGPNNSSASRTDKCTQQHLRAGGVGSSDSPSPPHSSPSSLTECVLSGVVWGSSSQPGIGVAAAATTEGLVLNNSKVSFLPGAQESPLSVNSGIPGANFNPNANPSAWPALVQDGTTGVGAATTEAVPSSITTSFSASTTHTHPLSSVNQASHQHQLHEMPARDGAHLHGDWGGLGLELGEGPNQGGRDLVDSGVVGGSGNLSASSSSSTTSSSSWRALPPPSNLNTGASKTDGWDRLGGDAAQGEEANVWGFGSQGEKAGLAVNEEWVRGNVSSNTPVVSQGAWDGATEEGWGGTQGSTGVRGSSNPAIGSSGGGESSSSSGGSGGGGGGGGISQESASPTFASMTTAWDNQKGVDAVGEWAGQCGRGSGGPSCSSGGGSRAGSHNRHQEHSRHRSSNPPPNPEVALQSMLSGSDLDPRVLSNTGWGQTQVQQNVAWDLDIGAASQNEGSSSPAFPSQAVNSTGRSSTYPASNSTMTTDPSAGAHIPTMNTGPGPVPSKGGWDDESNCAPPSNMRNSAASRTPVEDIDGSQGKTSGAWGDVGTSESHGKGWGSEEQEGRDRRGGGGSNWRDFGEQGGGRGGGWGGGQEEKATAGGWKELGREGGGWGQRGGGNWVQREPKTVSGGWGEGRGRGGGNTGKGSWGNIDEGGPQRSWGSGGDMGGKPHQDWCMKPHSAQIPNSQAATLKAPNQQQHQSQTQQPPGGLGRSGGPPTQNQNQSSGWTAGPIPQIPVGPAEAPEPSGWEEPSPQSISRKMEIDDGTSAWGDPTCYNSKNVNLWDKNSAPSGPPPPLQGQTQQGPPTSVQQPPPRRQPAIPANHDSNPGNAPGMGPGMWGGGGNLVGQSVDNGTASWGQTSDAPSGWGDPDNSSKAAGWGNPSSKSGSKSVQESWGKGEGPVTASRHSSWDDEEDVGGVWNSTGSQTSSNYNSGGWGQGPGGKRGNFKGGGGDNWMNPMTRQFQNMGLMGEDLSLDKKLEGDKRGMNDYSGEMRRGGRGGGGYRMPSSKDMGPGDMGPYSDKMGGHGLFGGSGGNPQSRGMHQPGMHPMNPSQGLRGQVPHQFLSAQVPGPMLKQIPSPGSSVGGVGGGVFPPQLSPQQLAVLSNIYPHVQQFHLACQLLLQQQQQQQLLQNQRKLPQSIRQQPDPQQLARIMAILQQQRQQQQGVVGGGSGSSKLSPSLGGAPKQPLADSMPHPGMGGPLSDLHAKTQGMYSGLAPGGNLSGLELGSMVGGVKDGGGQQSRFKWMMEGHSPAPSPPDTAHHKNGPLPMAMKVREGSPYSQYELLGVDDLGMPPQGPSDSWHRTPGSKMGTMTGTSSWPPEFQPGVPWKGIQSADPESDPYMTPGSVLGSHGPSSLSDSDHQLLRDNTGPNPSLNTLLPSPGAWPYSASDSPLGNAHSTAKYSEYKPSWPPEPIGHNKPWKTSRVSSQLPRPPPGLTSQKQASTSPWGSGAPRLARGWGEGGGSQDSRFGTGSAWSDGVASRGSCWLLLSNLTPQIDGSTLRTICMQHGPLLTFHLGLTQGSALIRYSTRQEAAKAQGALHMCVLGNTTILAEFVSEEEVARYFAHSQVGGAEGASPAAGAAQGSSGTRTAMGNSGGGSPGSERAAIGAGNSGAGGVLGSVGPSGWQTLDGTGSSPEATSAQGPGLGIFAQWSANGAGKGVGRVEAGRSGLWGGVTPGYSSSSLWGAPQMEDRHQMGSPAALLPGDLLGGGADSI, from the exons TGCCAGAATCAACCAAGGCCACCTCCACACAGTCACTAGCCACTCCTGGCTCTGTGTCTCCCAGCCCTGGCCCCACTCCACCATCGTCCCCCTGCCCTGCAGCTGGGTTCGCTGTTCCTCCGGGCGGGAACAATGCAAACCGGGCGGCTGTGGCCAACGGACAGCCCCCCACCGGAACTCAGCGCTATATGCCCAGAGAGGTGCCCCCACGATTCCGCTGCCAGCAGGACCACAAAGTGCTTCTGAAGAGAGGCCAGCCACCACTGTCCTGCATGCTGCTGGGGGGAGGCAGCGGTAGGGGAGACACACCCCCTCTTTCACAGGGAGATGCCCCCAATGCAACCACATCTGGATCCACAG ATCCCAATCTGGGGTCACCTTCTCCTTCACCCCCCCACGCCTCACCCTCATCTTCAGTCGCTGCTTCTTCAACTTATGCAAATTCCACATGGGGGGTGGGCTCTGGCGGCCAGCCCCCTTCTCAGGGCTGGGAGAAGGTGATAGTGGATGGGAGTGACCTTGAAGAGTGGCCCAGCATCGTGGGTGGGGATAGAGTGGTTACTGAGGGAGCAGAGCTGGATGGCCCCAACAACAGCAGTGCCTCACGGACTGACAAATGCACCCAACAGCATCTGAGGGCAGGAGGAGTTGGGAGTTCAGACAGTCCCTCCCCACCCCACTCTTCCCCCTCGTCACTCACTGAATGTGTCCTGTCTGGTGTCGTGTGGGGCTCTTCCAGTCAGCCTGGAATTGGAGTGgctgcagcagcaacaacagaggGGCTAGTGCTCAACAATTCCAAAGTCTCCTTTCTTCCTGGGGCTCAGGAGAGCCCTCTTAGTGTGAACAGTGGAATTCCTGGTGCCAACTTCAACCCTAATGCCAACCCTTCAGCCTGGCCTGCCCTTGtgcaggatggaacgacaggggtTGGTGCAGCTACCACTGAAGCTGTGCCCTCATCCATCACAACATCCTTCTCTGCCAGTACCACCCATACTCATCCACTCTCCTCTGTGAATCAAGCTAGCCATCAGCACCAACTCCATGAAATGCCTGCCAGGGATGGAGCGCATCTCCATGGGGACTGGGGAGGCTTGGGGCTGGAGCTTGGAGAAGGACCAAATCAAGGAGGCAGAGACCTTGTGGACAGTGGGGTTGTTGGAGGGAGCGGGAATCTCTCTGCCTCGTCATCCTCCTCCACAACCTCTTCCTCTTCATGGAGAGccttgcctcccccctctaacctcAACACAGGTGCCTCTAAGACTGACGGGTGGGACAGATTAGGGGGAGATGCAGCTCAGGGGGAGGAGGCCAACGTGTGGGGCTTCGGCAGCCAAGGTGAGAAAGCTGGGTTAGCAGTAAATGAGGAATGGGTCAGGGGAAATGTTAGCTCAAATACCCCAGTGGTATCTCAGGGAGCATGGGATGGGGCTACAGAGGAGGGTTGGGGCGGTACACAGGGGTCGACAGGTGTCAGGGGTTCCAGCAACCCAGCTATAGGAAGTAGCGGTGGAGgcgagagcagcagcagcagtggaggtagcggaggtggtggtggtggcggtggcatATCCCAGGAGTCTGCCTCACCAACATTTGCTTCTATGACAACAGCTTGGGACAATCAGAAAGGGGTTGATGCTGTGGGGGAATGGGCAGGTCAATGTGGCAGAGGAAGTGGAGGCCCCTCATGCTCCAGTGGAGGAGGGTCCAGGGCTGGGAGTCACAATCGGCACCAGGAGCATTCCCGCCACCGCTCCAGCAACCCACCCCCCAACCCTGAAGTGGCCTTACAAAGCATGCTCAGCGGGTCGGACCTGGATCCCAGGGTGCTGTCCAACACCGGATGGGGGCAGACCCAGGTACAGCAGAATGTGGCCTGGGACCTGGATATAGGAGCAGCCAGTCAAAATGAGGGAAGCAGTTCCCCTGCATTTCCATCCCAAGCCGTTAATTCTACTGGCCGGTCTTCTACTTACCCCGCAAGCAACAGCACAATGACTACTGATCCATCTGCTGGGGCCCACATACCTACTATGAACACTGGTCCTGGCCCTGTACCATCAAAGGGTGGCTGGGATGACGAGTCAAATTGTGCTCCACCATCCAACATGCGGAATTCTGCTGCCTCCAGGACGCCAGTGGAAGATATTGATGGCAGCCAGGGAAAGACGAGTGGAGCCTGGGGTGACGTCGGTACTTCAGAGAGCCATGGCAAAGGCTGGGGCAGTGAGGAGCAGGAGGGGAGAGACcgcagagggggcggaggaagtAACTGGAGAGATTTTGGAGAACAGGGTGGTGGAAGAGGGGGTGGCTGGGGAGGTGGTCAGGAGGAGAAGGCGACTGCAGGGGGTTGGAAAGAGCTgggtagggagggaggtggaTGGGGACAAAGAGGGGGAGGCAACTGGGTGCAGCGTGAACCCAAGACAGTCAGTGGAGGCTGGGGGGAAGGGAGGGGCAGAGGTGGAGGCAACACGGGCAAGGGATCTTGGGGTAACATAGATGAGGGAGGCCCACAGAGGAGTTGGGGAAGTGGAGGTGACATGGGCGGCAAACCGCACCAGGACTGGTGCATGAAGCCGCATTCAGCACAGATACCAAACAGCCAAGCGGCAACACTGAAAGCCCCAAATCAACAGCAACACCAATCACAGACCCAACAGCCACCAGGAGGCTTGGGCAGGTCAGGAGGTCCTCCCACCCAGAATCAGAACCAAAGCTCGGGCTGGACTGCTGGCCCCATCCCTCAGATCCCCGTTGGGCCTGCTGAGGCTCCTGAGCCCAGCGGGTGGGAGGAGCCCTCCCCTCAGTCCATTAGCCGCAAGATGGAGATTGACGATGGCACTTCAGCCTGGGGCGATCCCACCTGCTACAACAGCAAGAATGTGAACCTGTGGGACAAAAATAGTGCCCCCTCTGGTCCGCCACCGCCACTTCAAGGCCAAACTCAACAGGGACCACCTACATCTGTACAACAGCCACCACCAAGGAGACAGCCTGCGATCCCAGCTAACCATGACTCAAACCCTGGCAATGCACCTGGAATGG GCCCAGGTATGTGGGGAGGGGGTGGCAACCTCGTTGGACAATCTGTGGATAATGGTACCGCTTCCTGGGGGCAGACCTCTGATGCACCATCTGGCTGGGGAGACCCAGATAACTCAAGCAAAGCTGCTGGTTGGGGAAACCCCTCATCTAAATCTG GCTCAAAGTCAGTGCAAGAGAGCTGGGGCAAAGGAGAGGGCCCAGTTACAGCCTCTCGACACTCCAGTTGGGATGATGAGGAGGACGTTGGTGGAGTTTGGAACAGCACAGGCTCACAGACCAGCAGCAACTACAACTCTGGTGGCTGGGGGCAAGGCCCCGGGGGAAAGAGGGGCAACTTCAAG GGTGGAGGTGGAGACAACTGGATGAACCCAATGACACGACAATTCCAAAATATGGGACTCATG GGCGAGGACTTGAGTCTTGATAAAAAATTGGAAGGAGATAAGAGAGGGATGAATGACTACAGCGGTGAAAtgcggagaggaggaagaggtggaggcggCTACCGTATGCCCAGTTCCAAAGACATGGGTCCTGGAGACATGGGGCCTTACAGTGACAAG ATGGGTGGTCATGGTTTATTTGGTGGCAGCGGTGGGAATCCTCAGTCTCGGGGAATGCACCAGCCTGGGATGCATCCCATGAACCCCTCCCAAGGGTTACGTGGACAAGTCCCTCATCAGTTCTTGTCTGCGCAG GTGCCGGGCCCCATGCTAAAGCAGATACCCTCTCCTGGCAGCAGTGTTGGAGGAGTCGGAGGAGGGGTGTTCCCACCTCAGctctccccacagcaacttgcagTACTTAGTAACATTTACCCCCATGTGCAGCAGTTCCACCTG GCTTGTCAGCTCCTtctgcagcagcaacagcagcagcagctcctGCAGAACCAGAGGAAGTTGCCCCAGTCTATACGCCAGCAGCCTGATCCACAGCAG CTGGCTAGAATCATGGCTATTCTGCAACAACAGAGACAGCAACAACAGGGAGTGGTAGGCGGAGGCAGTGGGagctccaaactgtccccatctCTTGGAGGGGCACCAAAACAGCCGTTGGCAGACTCGATGCCCCACCCTGGTATGGGTGGGCCCTTGTCAGATCTTCATGCCAAAACACAGGGGATGTACTCTG GGCTTGCTCCTGGAGGCAACCTGTCTGGGCTGGAGCTGGGCTCCATGGTGGGGGGGGTGAAGGATGGAGGAGGGCAGCAGTCCCGCTTCAAATGGATGATGGAGGGTCACTCTCCGGCCCCCTCTCCCCCAGATACAGCCCATCACAAGAATG GTCCTTTACCCATGGCCATGAAAGTTCGAGAGGGCTCCCCATATTCACAGTATGAGTTGCTCGGGGTTGATGATTTGGGAATGCCCCCTCAGGGCCCTTCTGACAGCTGGCACCGTACCCCTGGAAGCAAGATGGGCACCATGACTGGGACATCCAGCTGGCCCCCAG AGTTCCAGCCTGGAGTGCCCTGGAAAGGCATCCAGAGTGCCGACCCGGAGTCTGACCCTTACATGACCCCTGGCAGTGTTCTGGGCTCCCATGGACCCTCCAGCCTCAGTGACTCTGACCACCAGTTACTGCGAGACAACACAG GGCCAAACCCCTCCCTCAACACCTTGCTGCCTTCACCAGGTGCCTGGCCCTACAGTGCCTCAGACAGCCCCCTTGGCAATGCACACAGCACAG CAAAGTACTCGGAGTACAAACCCAGCTGGCCCCCAGAGCCCATCGGACACAATAAGCCGTGGAAGACCAGTCGCGTCAGTTCCCAGCTGCCACGCCCCCCTCCTGGACTGACCAGTCAGAAACAGGCCTCGACATCCCCATGGGGCAGCGGAGCCCCGCGTTTGGCCAGGGGCTGGGGAGAGGGCGGGGGCAGTCAGGATTCAAGATTTGGGACAG GCTCAGCGTGGAGTGATGGTGTGGCCTCCAGAGGCAGCTGCTGGCTATTGCTCAGCAACCTCACCCCTCAG ATCGACGGTTCCACACTACGGACTATCTGTATGCAGCACGGCCCCCTGCTGACCTTTCACCTCGGCCTGACCCAGGGCAGCGCCCTGATTCGCTACAGCACACGTCAGGAAGCAGCCAAGGCTCAGGGTGCACTGCACAT GTGTGTTCTGgggaacaccacaatcctggCGGAGTTTGTGAGTGAGGAGGAAGTGGCTCGCTATTTTGCACATTCCCAGGTTGGAGGTGCGGAGGGGGCCAGCCCAGCGGCAGGGGCAGCCCAGGGCTCGTCAGGAACGCGCACAGCCATGGGCAACAGCGGCGGGGGCTCCCCGGGGAGTGAACGAGCAGCAATAGGAGCAGGAAACAGCGGGGCAGGAGGGGTTCTGGGTAGTGTGGGGCCTTCCGGCTGGCAAACTTTGGATGGTACGGGCAGCTCTCCAGAGGCCACCTCAGCCCAAGGTCCTGGGCTTGGTATTTTTGCTCAGTGGAGCGCCAACGGGGCTGGGAAAGGGGTGGGACGGGTAGAGGCAGGGAGGTCTGGGCTCTGGGGTGGTGTGACCCCAGGTTACTCCAGCAGCAGCTTGTGGGGTGCACCCCAAATGGAGGACAGGCACCAAATGGGCAGCCCAGCTGCCCTGTTGCCTGGTGACCTGCTGGGAGGAGGGGCTGACTCCATCTGA